The Euphorbia lathyris chromosome 8, ddEupLath1.1, whole genome shotgun sequence genome has a window encoding:
- the LOC136202352 gene encoding casein kinase 1-like protein HD16 isoform X1 codes for MPDLQVGVRRSQRVKQNQSPAGLVATTRRGAGRGGRGRGTRAMNHDDNAKLLGTGVRGRGRAGLDLPARQAVEKSAEKLAAGEDEGSTSPLPERVQLGNSPVYKLERKLGKGGFGQVYVGRRVTGGAGRSGPDAIEVALKLEHRNSKGCSYGPPYEWQVYSTLNGCYGLPLVHYKGQQGDYYILVMDMLGPSLWDVWNTNNQALSEQMVACIAVEAISILEQLHLRGFVHGDVKPENFLLGQPGTPHEKKLYLIDLGLASRWRDATSGRHVDYDQKPDVFRGTVRYASVHAHLGRTGSRRDDLESLAYTLIFLLRGKLPWQGYVLQGENKGFLVCKKKMATSAEMLCFLCPSPFQQFHEMVTNMKFDEEPNYSKLISLFDNSIGSNIMLRPILTDGAIKVGQKRGRPFVELDDGAQLKKKVRLGTPATQWISVYNFRNSMKQRYHYNVMDSRINQHVEKGKEDGLYISCVASSANLWAIIMDAGTGFTSQVYELSPIFLHKEWIMEQWDKNYYITSVAGTTNGSALVVMSKGTPYTQQSYKVSDVFPFKWINKKWKEGFSVTSMTTAGSKWGIVMSRNAGYPSQVVELDFLYPSEGIHRRWENGYRITATAATADQAAFILSAPKRKSQDVAQETLRTSAFPSTHVKDKWSKNLYIASICYGRTVS; via the exons ATGCCAGATTTGCAAGTTGGAGTACGGCGATCACAAAGGGTCAAACAAAACCAGAGTCCTGCTGGTTTAGTTGCAACTACTCGGCGTGGTGCTGGAAGAG GTGGTCGAGGTAGAGGCACTAGAGCAATGAACCATGATGACAATGCTAAGCTTTTAGGTACTGGTGTGCGTGGACGTGGGCGTGCAGGTTTGGACTTGCCTGCAAGACAGGCAGTTGAGAAAAGTGCAGAAAAATTGGCTGCTGGTGAAGATGAAGGAAGCACCAGTCCACTTCCTGAGAGG GTACAACTTGGCAACTCACCTGTGTACAAGTTAGAGAGGAAGCTGGGCAAAGGGGGCTTTGGTCAAGTTTATGTAGGAAGAAGGGTTACTGGTGGTGCTGGCCGCAGTGGGCCTGATGCTATTGAG GTTGCTTTGAAGCTTGAGCACCGGAACAGCAAAGGTTGCAGTTATGGCCCTCCATATGAGTGGCAAGTTTATAG CACTCTCAATGGTTGTTATGGACTTCCATTGGTTCATTATAAAGGTCAACAAGGAGACTACTACATCCTG GTCATGGACATGCTTGGACCAAGCCTTTGGGATGTTTGGAACACTAATAATCAAGC GCTGTCTGAACAGATGGTTGCTTGTATAGCAGTGGAGGCAATATCGATTTTAGAACAGCTCCACTTAAGGGG TTTTGTTCATGGGGATGTTAAGCCAGAGAACTTTTTGCTTGGCCAGCCTGGAACACCTCATGAGAAGAAACTCTATCTAATTGATCTTGGTTTGG CTTCAAGGTGGCGGGATGCAACTTCTGGTCGTCATGTTGATTATGACCAAAAGCCTGATGTTTTCag GGGAACTGTACGCTATGCTAGTGTGCATGCTCATTTAGGCAGGACAGGGAGCAGAAGGGATGACCTTGAGTCCCTAGCTTATACCCTTATATTCCTTCTTAGGGGAAAGCTTCCTTGGCAAGGTTATGTT CTGCAGGGAGAAAACAAAGGATTTCTAGTTTGTAAGAAGAAAATGGCTACTTCTGCTGAAATGCTCTGTTTCTTGTGTCCCTCTCCTTTTCAACAATTTCATGAGATGGTGACCAATATGAAATTTGATGAAGAACCAAATTACTCTAAGCTCATTTCCCTTTTCGATAACAGCATAGGCTCCAATATCATGTTACGACCTATACTAACTGATGGAGCTATTAAG GTCGGTCAAAAAAGGGGAAGGCCATTTGTCGAGTTGGATGATGGTGCACAACTTAAGAAAAAAGTGCGGCTTGGTACTCCTGCCACTCAATGGATCTCAGTCTACAATTTCAGGAATTCAATGAAGCAGAG GTATCACTATAATGTTATGGATTCAAGAATTAACCAGCATGTGGAGAAAGGAAAGGAAGATGGTTTATACATTAGCTGTGTGGCCTCATCTGCAAACTTGTGGGCCATTATTATGGATGCAGGAACAGGGTTCACATCCCAGGTGTATGAATTATCTCCCATTTTCTTGCACAAG GAGTGGATAATGGAACAATGGGACAAAAATTACTATATAACTTCAGTTGCTGGCACAACCAACGGCAGTGCCTTAGTTGTCATGTCAAAGG GGACTCCTTATACTCAACAATCCTACAAAGTTAGTGATGTATTTCCTTTCAAATGGATCAATAAAAAGTGGAAAGAAGGCTTCTCTGTTACCTCAATGACCACTGCAGGTAGCAAATGGGGCATTGTGATGTCAAGGAATGCAGGCTATCCTAGTCAG GTTGTTGAACTTGATTTCCTCTATCCCAGCGAGGGGATCCACAGAAGGTGGGAGAATGGATATCGGATTACCGCGACTGCTGCTACGGCAGATCAAGCAGCTTTCATTCTTAGTGCTCCTAAGAGGAAATCGCAAGATGTTGCACAAGAAACCTTGCGGACATCTGCATTTCCTAGTACCCATGTCAAG GACAAATGGTCAAAGAATCTATATATTGCCTCCATCTGCTATGGGAGAACAGTATCTTGA
- the LOC136202352 gene encoding casein kinase 1-like protein HD16 isoform X2, with protein MPDLQVGVRRSQRVKQNQSPAGLVATTRRGAGRGGRGRGTRAMNHDDNAKLLGTGVRGRGRAGLDLPARQAVEKSAEKLAAGEDEGSTSPLPERVQLGNSPVYKLERKLGKGGFGQVYVGRRVTGGAGRSGPDAIEVALKLEHRNSKGCSYGPPYEWQVYSTLNGCYGLPLVHYKGQQGDYYILVMDMLGPSLWDVWNTNNQALSEQMVACIAVEAISILEQLHLRGFVHGDVKPENFLLGQPGTPHEKKLYLIDLGLASRWRDATSGRHVDYDQKPDVFRGTVRYASVHAHLGRTGSRRDDLESLAYTLIFLLRGKLPWQGYVGENKGFLVCKKKMATSAEMLCFLCPSPFQQFHEMVTNMKFDEEPNYSKLISLFDNSIGSNIMLRPILTDGAIKVGQKRGRPFVELDDGAQLKKKVRLGTPATQWISVYNFRNSMKQRYHYNVMDSRINQHVEKGKEDGLYISCVASSANLWAIIMDAGTGFTSQVYELSPIFLHKEWIMEQWDKNYYITSVAGTTNGSALVVMSKGTPYTQQSYKVSDVFPFKWINKKWKEGFSVTSMTTAGSKWGIVMSRNAGYPSQVVELDFLYPSEGIHRRWENGYRITATAATADQAAFILSAPKRKSQDVAQETLRTSAFPSTHVKDKWSKNLYIASICYGRTVS; from the exons ATGCCAGATTTGCAAGTTGGAGTACGGCGATCACAAAGGGTCAAACAAAACCAGAGTCCTGCTGGTTTAGTTGCAACTACTCGGCGTGGTGCTGGAAGAG GTGGTCGAGGTAGAGGCACTAGAGCAATGAACCATGATGACAATGCTAAGCTTTTAGGTACTGGTGTGCGTGGACGTGGGCGTGCAGGTTTGGACTTGCCTGCAAGACAGGCAGTTGAGAAAAGTGCAGAAAAATTGGCTGCTGGTGAAGATGAAGGAAGCACCAGTCCACTTCCTGAGAGG GTACAACTTGGCAACTCACCTGTGTACAAGTTAGAGAGGAAGCTGGGCAAAGGGGGCTTTGGTCAAGTTTATGTAGGAAGAAGGGTTACTGGTGGTGCTGGCCGCAGTGGGCCTGATGCTATTGAG GTTGCTTTGAAGCTTGAGCACCGGAACAGCAAAGGTTGCAGTTATGGCCCTCCATATGAGTGGCAAGTTTATAG CACTCTCAATGGTTGTTATGGACTTCCATTGGTTCATTATAAAGGTCAACAAGGAGACTACTACATCCTG GTCATGGACATGCTTGGACCAAGCCTTTGGGATGTTTGGAACACTAATAATCAAGC GCTGTCTGAACAGATGGTTGCTTGTATAGCAGTGGAGGCAATATCGATTTTAGAACAGCTCCACTTAAGGGG TTTTGTTCATGGGGATGTTAAGCCAGAGAACTTTTTGCTTGGCCAGCCTGGAACACCTCATGAGAAGAAACTCTATCTAATTGATCTTGGTTTGG CTTCAAGGTGGCGGGATGCAACTTCTGGTCGTCATGTTGATTATGACCAAAAGCCTGATGTTTTCag GGGAACTGTACGCTATGCTAGTGTGCATGCTCATTTAGGCAGGACAGGGAGCAGAAGGGATGACCTTGAGTCCCTAGCTTATACCCTTATATTCCTTCTTAGGGGAAAGCTTCCTTGGCAAGGTTATGTT GGAGAAAACAAAGGATTTCTAGTTTGTAAGAAGAAAATGGCTACTTCTGCTGAAATGCTCTGTTTCTTGTGTCCCTCTCCTTTTCAACAATTTCATGAGATGGTGACCAATATGAAATTTGATGAAGAACCAAATTACTCTAAGCTCATTTCCCTTTTCGATAACAGCATAGGCTCCAATATCATGTTACGACCTATACTAACTGATGGAGCTATTAAG GTCGGTCAAAAAAGGGGAAGGCCATTTGTCGAGTTGGATGATGGTGCACAACTTAAGAAAAAAGTGCGGCTTGGTACTCCTGCCACTCAATGGATCTCAGTCTACAATTTCAGGAATTCAATGAAGCAGAG GTATCACTATAATGTTATGGATTCAAGAATTAACCAGCATGTGGAGAAAGGAAAGGAAGATGGTTTATACATTAGCTGTGTGGCCTCATCTGCAAACTTGTGGGCCATTATTATGGATGCAGGAACAGGGTTCACATCCCAGGTGTATGAATTATCTCCCATTTTCTTGCACAAG GAGTGGATAATGGAACAATGGGACAAAAATTACTATATAACTTCAGTTGCTGGCACAACCAACGGCAGTGCCTTAGTTGTCATGTCAAAGG GGACTCCTTATACTCAACAATCCTACAAAGTTAGTGATGTATTTCCTTTCAAATGGATCAATAAAAAGTGGAAAGAAGGCTTCTCTGTTACCTCAATGACCACTGCAGGTAGCAAATGGGGCATTGTGATGTCAAGGAATGCAGGCTATCCTAGTCAG GTTGTTGAACTTGATTTCCTCTATCCCAGCGAGGGGATCCACAGAAGGTGGGAGAATGGATATCGGATTACCGCGACTGCTGCTACGGCAGATCAAGCAGCTTTCATTCTTAGTGCTCCTAAGAGGAAATCGCAAGATGTTGCACAAGAAACCTTGCGGACATCTGCATTTCCTAGTACCCATGTCAAG GACAAATGGTCAAAGAATCTATATATTGCCTCCATCTGCTATGGGAGAACAGTATCTTGA